The following proteins are co-located in the Flavobacterium sp. CECT 9288 genome:
- a CDS encoding M23 family metallopeptidase translates to MRKNTILIVILVFASCSSLRKLPKEQYYSFSYNFNREFKNNTISFHLKNPLKCPLNVKLVKDSLNPNIENLFGHITLRELQDTVISFKYRDFNHANETKYFIGYGDLNKKILKNQVSYPFPKGKEYKIIQAYNAKFSHNTLYSQYAIDFDLKIGDTITSADSGYVVGLIEDYKDYGTSKKWLKNDKSNYITMYHPQSGIFTQYVHLNHKGSLVKLGDFVVKGQAIAISGMTGYTTTPHLHFNAKIPTVEQGFISTKIEFESGVKGEDLKKKDRVK, encoded by the coding sequence GTGAGGAAAAATACCATTTTAATAGTAATACTAGTATTTGCTTCTTGTTCAAGTTTGAGAAAACTTCCAAAAGAGCAATACTATTCGTTCTCGTACAACTTCAATAGAGAATTCAAGAATAACACAATATCTTTCCACTTAAAAAATCCTCTAAAATGTCCCTTAAATGTTAAATTAGTAAAAGATTCTCTAAACCCAAATATCGAAAATTTGTTTGGTCATATTACATTAAGAGAATTACAAGACACTGTAATTAGTTTTAAATACCGCGATTTCAATCATGCCAATGAAACAAAATATTTTATTGGATACGGAGATTTAAATAAAAAAATATTAAAAAATCAAGTTTCTTACCCATTCCCAAAAGGCAAAGAGTATAAAATCATTCAAGCCTATAACGCAAAATTCTCACACAACACATTATATAGTCAATACGCAATAGACTTTGATTTAAAAATTGGAGATACAATAACAAGTGCTGATAGTGGTTATGTAGTTGGGTTAATTGAAGATTATAAAGATTATGGAACCAGCAAAAAATGGTTAAAAAATGACAAAAGTAATTATATAACCATGTACCACCCACAAAGCGGAATCTTCACTCAATATGTGCATTTAAACCACAAAGGCTCTCTAGTTAAGTTGGGAGATTTTGTAGTTAAAGGACAAGCAATTGCAATTAGTGGTATGACAGGCTATACAACTACACCACATTTACATTTTAATGCAAAAATACCAACAGTAGAACAAGGATTTATATCTACAAAAATTGAGTTTGAAAGTGGCGTTAAAGGAGAGGATTTAAAGAAAAAAGACCGCGTGAAATAG
- a CDS encoding GNAT family N-acetyltransferase, giving the protein MTTEFPILRTERLLLRQFVDDDLENVFKGLSHPDIIKYYGVSFQTLEATKEQMTFFADLEKNETGIWWAVCSADNKIFYGAGGLNSLSKEHKKSRNRILVNFRLLG; this is encoded by the coding sequence ATGACAACAGAATTTCCAATATTAAGAACCGAAAGACTTCTACTGCGACAATTTGTTGATGACGACCTTGAGAATGTTTTCAAAGGACTTTCGCACCCAGACATTATCAAATATTATGGAGTGAGTTTTCAAACATTGGAAGCAACGAAAGAACAAATGACTTTTTTTGCTGACCTTGAAAAAAACGAAACAGGAATTTGGTGGGCTGTTTGCTCAGCTGACAACAAGATATTTTACGGAGCAGGCGGACTCAACAGTTTAAGTAAAGAACATAAAAAAAGCAGAAATAGGATTTTGGTTAATTTCAGACTTCTGGGGTAA
- a CDS encoding GNAT family N-acetyltransferase encodes MKEAMPLLCDYGFDNLGLHRIEGFVESENKNCKNAMAKLDFQHEGTMKECEIKNGKFISLDIYAKLKTTKS; translated from the coding sequence ATGAAAGAAGCGATGCCACTACTTTGTGATTATGGCTTCGACAATTTAGGACTTCATAGAATTGAAGGATTTGTAGAGTCTGAAAATAAGAATTGTAAAAATGCAATGGCTAAACTAGATTTCCAACACGAAGGAACGATGAAAGAATGCGAAATTAAAAATGGTAAGTTTATAAGTCTTGACATTTATGCAAAACTGAAGACAACTAAATCATAA
- a CDS encoding AraC family transcriptional regulator, protein MKTKIVYPKNPLLKKFIQYFLFLTKGDNEMISQLCYPNTNHCLSLIKGGEMIALNANEYRILPSTKNSSYLTGIYKQPIKIIAKQPYQELCINFNPLGLEAIFGEQLSQNIFKNNILSENKNWNPLFEIVFSNDSLELIQNEIESFFISILRDEMLSNSLLFNETVRANEIEDLNDLLCKSYRSTHRYFVNQLQTTPKEYLQIKKVREAMSLILKNVPLIEIAFLLNFTDQSHFIKTFKKYTNITPSQFKQSSSQVDNTLIWNLE, encoded by the coding sequence ATGAAAACAAAGATAGTTTACCCTAAAAACCCTTTATTGAAAAAATTTATTCAATATTTTTTATTCTTGACTAAAGGTGATAATGAGATGATAAGTCAGTTGTGTTATCCAAATACGAATCATTGTCTTAGTTTAATTAAAGGTGGAGAAATGATCGCATTAAATGCAAACGAATATCGTATTTTACCTTCCACAAAAAACAGTAGTTACTTAACAGGTATTTACAAACAACCTATTAAGATTATCGCAAAACAGCCATATCAAGAGCTATGTATAAACTTTAATCCATTGGGTTTAGAGGCTATTTTTGGCGAGCAACTTTCACAAAATATTTTTAAGAATAATATATTGAGTGAAAACAAAAATTGGAATCCGTTGTTTGAAATTGTTTTTAGCAATGATTCATTAGAACTGATTCAAAATGAAATTGAAAGTTTTTTTATTTCTATTTTACGAGATGAAATGCTATCCAATAGTTTGTTGTTTAACGAAACCGTACGGGCAAATGAAATAGAGGATTTAAATGATTTGTTATGCAAAAGCTATCGTTCAACACACAGGTATTTTGTAAATCAATTACAAACTACTCCCAAAGAGTATTTACAAATAAAAAAAGTTAGAGAAGCGATGTCTCTCATTTTAAAAAATGTTCCGTTAATAGAAATTGCTTTTTTATTAAATTTCACAGATCAATCACATTTCATAAAAACATTTAAAAAATACACAAATATAACGCCCTCTCAATTTAAACAATCAAGTTCTCAGGTTGATAATACGTTGATTTGGAATTTGGAATAG
- a CDS encoding S41 family peptidase, with the protein MKIYLRQFFTVILILSFSNIKAQNSPKLHKYLENTPQLTHSQKLTDYDSLVSYIKQVSPIIQFNKEVRKIDFDKHTNNLKRKITAKTSMEDYLFLVQKTLNVAQDGHTSRPGKWLLDIIKKDWIPKGIAELDTLDFPHNYKYDDFLNKNFYTKTKLELAYINGEYYNLLPFSYQGISYPASMKLVSCNGKEIHQFVKSMEELISPLRWDRINNKVYHENFYTVGEIYKNNHLKLTFVDTKQKSKTVTITKDDTVTFLEQKKNNFGYNTNTDPVITHYFEKEQLFYGKIPTMDEKLGDTLINRFQKTINKFAVKSIVLDVRGNGGGSDNTYGKFLGKILKDTLKMNLTIGYIFSPLNGLKKDSIIKYGLTFDKEGPKLKDLEMFYSKIPNFSFFYPSKELIPFEGPIYVLQDRFIFSSASNLSSLAYKTKRIISIGETPNLLGGVQARTSVFSLPYSKLIFRVEPQIDFTDCKTVADIFQNQVEHFVTYPIDFLHDRATTNEDILGKNFLMKKDPMFKKVIELELQ; encoded by the coding sequence ATGAAAATCTATCTTCGCCAGTTCTTCACTGTTATTTTAATATTGAGTTTTTCCAACATCAAAGCGCAAAATAGCCCGAAACTTCATAAATACCTTGAAAATACTCCGCAACTTACCCACTCACAGAAGTTAACGGATTATGATTCGTTAGTGTCCTATATAAAGCAAGTAAGCCCAATTATTCAATTTAATAAAGAAGTAAGGAAAATTGACTTTGATAAGCATACTAATAACCTCAAAAGGAAAATCACCGCTAAAACAAGTATGGAGGATTATCTTTTTTTAGTACAAAAAACATTAAATGTAGCACAAGACGGGCACACTAGTAGACCAGGTAAATGGCTGTTGGATATCATAAAAAAGGATTGGATTCCAAAGGGTATTGCAGAATTAGATACACTAGACTTTCCTCATAATTATAAATATGACGATTTTTTAAATAAAAACTTTTATACTAAGACAAAATTAGAACTTGCTTACATCAATGGTGAATACTATAATTTATTGCCCTTTTCTTATCAAGGAATAAGTTATCCTGCCTCAATGAAGTTAGTAAGTTGTAATGGTAAAGAAATTCATCAATTTGTAAAGAGTATGGAAGAATTAATCTCTCCGCTAAGGTGGGACAGGATTAATAATAAAGTCTATCATGAGAACTTTTATACAGTTGGAGAAATATATAAAAACAACCATTTAAAATTAACCTTCGTTGATACCAAGCAAAAAAGCAAAACAGTAACTATTACTAAAGATGATACGGTTACTTTTCTAGAACAGAAAAAAAATAATTTTGGTTACAATACTAATACAGATCCTGTTATTACACATTACTTTGAAAAAGAGCAACTCTTTTATGGAAAAATACCCACGATGGATGAAAAACTGGGGGATACTTTGATCAATCGTTTTCAAAAAACAATAAATAAGTTTGCTGTAAAATCTATTGTATTAGATGTTCGAGGAAATGGAGGAGGTAGTGATAATACCTATGGTAAGTTTTTAGGAAAGATACTAAAGGATACCTTGAAGATGAATTTGACTATAGGATATATATTCAGCCCATTAAACGGATTAAAAAAAGATTCTATTATTAAATATGGTTTAACCTTTGACAAAGAAGGCCCAAAACTAAAAGATCTTGAAATGTTTTATAGTAAGATACCCAATTTTAGTTTTTTCTATCCATCGAAAGAATTAATTCCTTTTGAGGGTCCTATCTATGTATTACAAGATAGATTTATATTTTCTTCGGCAAGTAATTTATCTAGCTTAGCCTATAAAACTAAACGTATCATTAGTATAGGTGAAACACCAAATTTATTAGGAGGTGTTCAAGCAAGAACCTCCGTATTTAGTCTACCGTATAGCAAATTGATTTTTAGAGTAGAACCTCAAATTGATTTTACAGATTGCAAAACAGTAGCTGATATTTTTCAGAACCAAGTAGAACACTTTGTAACCTATCCTATTGATTTTTTGCATGATCGTGCAACAACAAATGAAGATATTTTAGGGAAAAACTTCTTAATGAAGAAAGATCCAATGTTTAAAAAAGTAATAGAACTTGAACTACAATAA
- a CDS encoding retroviral-like aspartic protease family protein gives MKEKLLVYFLMLCSSVSAQLKITSENIPFIINKENTIIIEAIFNEKDTLHLNFDTGTTELVLTNDALKNKLKSIPKLYNTHYNLKLGNATYKTKVYDAALSGHGTDGRFGWDLFKDKVVEINYDKKLLIIHATLPDSIEKNGKFTKLAIEFYKDLFLIQSMIKQNGISNKDFFLFDTGYQRTVMLDNDLLKHSKFPIEKMEVVKKVIMKGAQGNEIPVITSILKVLKIGKHTLKNIPIQQITTNKPLKNKSIHILGNEVLKRFTVFLDFQNNFVYLKPNHLFNDNYTDQKENSL, from the coding sequence ATGAAAGAAAAATTATTGGTTTATTTTTTAATGCTATGCAGTAGTGTTTCGGCTCAACTAAAAATAACTAGCGAGAATATTCCGTTTATAATCAACAAGGAAAATACAATTATTATAGAAGCCATTTTCAATGAAAAAGACACACTACATCTTAACTTTGATACAGGAACTACTGAATTGGTTTTGACAAATGATGCTCTAAAAAATAAGCTTAAATCCATTCCAAAACTGTATAATACGCATTACAATTTAAAACTTGGAAACGCAACGTATAAAACCAAAGTTTATGACGCAGCATTATCAGGACACGGAACAGACGGGAGATTTGGTTGGGATTTATTTAAAGATAAAGTTGTTGAAATTAATTATGATAAAAAACTATTGATCATCCATGCAACATTACCAGATAGCATTGAAAAAAATGGAAAATTCACGAAACTCGCTATAGAATTTTATAAAGACCTTTTTTTAATTCAAAGTATGATTAAACAAAACGGAATTTCTAATAAGGACTTTTTTTTGTTTGATACAGGTTACCAAAGAACAGTAATGTTAGATAACGATTTGTTAAAACACAGTAAATTTCCAATTGAAAAAATGGAGGTTGTAAAAAAAGTCATCATGAAAGGAGCGCAAGGAAATGAAATTCCGGTTATTACCTCAATACTAAAAGTTTTGAAAATTGGAAAGCATACCCTAAAAAACATTCCTATCCAGCAAATAACGACCAATAAGCCGTTGAAAAATAAAAGCATTCACATTTTGGGTAATGAAGTTTTGAAAAGGTTTACTGTGTTTTTGGACTTTCAAAACAATTTTGTATACCTAAAACCAAATCATTTATTTAACGATAATTACACAGATCAAAAGGAAAATAGCCTATAA
- a CDS encoding transposase, giving the protein MKYKKWSLEEKLEILSFSEELGVVETCRKYSVSTGTLYSWKKKHEKQGEAGLKVTYDTSSKELKQAEEENRILRKLLANKEIELEIGRELLKKKFGTSDPRKI; this is encoded by the coding sequence ATGAAATACAAGAAATGGAGTTTAGAAGAAAAGCTAGAAATCCTATCCTTTTCAGAAGAATTAGGAGTTGTTGAAACGTGCCGTAAATACAGCGTTAGCACTGGCACTTTGTATAGCTGGAAGAAGAAACACGAGAAGCAGGGAGAAGCTGGTTTAAAAGTAACTTATGACACTAGTAGTAAAGAGCTAAAGCAAGCTGAGGAAGAAAACAGAATTCTACGCAAATTATTAGCTAACAAGGAAATCGAATTAGAAATTGGGCGTGAACTTTTAAAAAAAAAGTTTGGGACATCCGATCCAAGAAAGATTTAG
- a CDS encoding IS3 family transposase, which translates to MYSKHKISKTKIITIVGMVQSSYYRRPSSNKKGIKPSEFTFNKSKGYVSQGAVIKSIKGILSNEFIDCGYRLMTSYLQREGYLINHKKLYRIMREEGLLKLENRIKRSGSGRKFVKYRKVNTTKPFECLEMDIKMVWIPNVGKNAYLLSIIDVHTRRILKDFFSFSIKQDKVIAFLSDLFLEYQYPESVVIRSDNGSQFIAKSVREYLGLIGVQQEFTHVATPEENAHIEAYHGILKKEVFQRVDYRTFGEIELILKRYVIFYNNTRLHGLLGRITPIEKWNQDKHLILMKKLTA; encoded by the coding sequence ATTTATAGTAAACATAAGATTAGTAAAACCAAAATTATTACTATAGTAGGAATGGTTCAAAGTAGTTATTACCGAAGACCAAGCTCAAATAAAAAAGGTATTAAACCTAGTGAATTTACTTTTAATAAATCTAAAGGATATGTAAGTCAAGGCGCGGTTATTAAATCTATTAAAGGCATTTTAAGTAATGAGTTTATTGACTGCGGTTACCGTTTAATGACTTCGTATTTACAACGAGAGGGTTATTTAATTAATCATAAAAAGTTGTACCGAATTATGAGAGAAGAGGGTTTGTTAAAACTAGAAAACAGAATAAAAAGGAGTGGTTCTGGTCGTAAATTTGTAAAGTATAGAAAAGTAAACACCACTAAACCTTTTGAATGTTTAGAAATGGATATTAAGATGGTTTGGATCCCAAACGTAGGTAAAAATGCTTATTTACTATCTATAATAGACGTTCATACTCGCAGAATATTAAAGGATTTTTTCTCATTTTCTATAAAACAAGACAAAGTAATTGCTTTCCTTTCAGATTTATTTTTGGAATACCAATACCCTGAAAGTGTTGTGATAAGAAGTGATAATGGAAGTCAATTTATTGCCAAAAGTGTTCGAGAATACCTTGGACTCATAGGAGTTCAGCAAGAATTCACACATGTAGCAACACCAGAAGAAAATGCGCATATTGAGGCCTATCACGGAATATTAAAAAAAGAAGTGTTCCAAAGAGTTGATTATAGAACTTTTGGAGAAATTGAGCTAATATTAAAAAGATATGTAATCTTCTATAATAATACTAGGCTACATGGCCTTTTAGGACGCATTACACCAATAGAAAAATGGAACCAGGATAAGCATCTAATTTTAATGAAAAAATTAACCGCATAA
- a CDS encoding M56 family metallopeptidase gives MTDFLIKSTLSLVVLLGVYHLLLEKEKMHRFNRFYLLFALVFSMVIPFITIEVVQEIAQPTVTPGNIQILPTTAVVVEETNYFAIALWGLYGVVTVVLGFRFLRNVVQISKKMKSNTSIAYQNAQLVLVPEKTLPHTFLNTIFINETEYNNREVEAELYTHELTHVTQKHTLDILFIEVLKTVFWFNPVFIFYKKAIQLNHEFLADEKVVDSYNDVPSYQSLLLSKANANPTFYLASNLNYLITKKRLLMMTKTTSKRKAITKQALLLPAITALLFSLCTKVVAQQTATKQNAQTNKSEGLFKTYYDKTTFKVKDEKGKIAAEKKYNDLTPAEKKAIPSIISKEERLPTNEELLTKLSNGAPETMEIDPFSLENKIVKKGENDLYNTSEILEKPDFPGGIMEFYRFVGNNYKTPEQPDLKGKIYITFIVEKDGSITDVKNLRDIGFGTGEEAIRVLNLSPKWIPGKVKGEPVRVLYSLPITIQSAKS, from the coding sequence TGACCGACTTTCTAATCAAATCAACCCTCAGCCTCGTGGTGCTTTTAGGTGTGTATCACTTGCTGCTAGAAAAGGAAAAAATGCACCGTTTCAATAGGTTTTACTTGTTGTTTGCTTTGGTTTTTTCAATGGTGATTCCGTTTATAACTATTGAAGTTGTTCAGGAAATTGCACAACCCACAGTAACACCCGGAAATATCCAAATCCTACCAACAACTGCCGTTGTAGTGGAAGAGACGAACTATTTTGCCATAGCGCTTTGGGGTTTGTATGGGGTAGTCACAGTCGTTTTAGGGTTTCGATTTCTGCGCAATGTGGTGCAGATTTCAAAAAAAATGAAGTCCAATACATCCATTGCATACCAGAATGCTCAATTGGTTTTGGTTCCCGAAAAAACGTTACCGCACACATTTTTGAATACCATTTTCATCAACGAAACGGAATACAACAACCGTGAAGTTGAAGCCGAATTGTACACCCACGAGCTTACGCATGTGACTCAAAAACATACTTTGGATATTTTATTTATCGAAGTATTGAAAACCGTTTTTTGGTTCAACCCCGTTTTCATTTTTTATAAAAAAGCCATTCAACTCAACCACGAATTTCTCGCCGATGAGAAAGTAGTGGATTCCTATAACGATGTTCCGTCTTACCAATCTTTGTTGCTTTCAAAGGCAAACGCGAACCCAACTTTTTACTTGGCCAGTAATTTGAACTATTTAATAACTAAAAAACGATTACTCATGATGACTAAAACCACATCAAAAAGAAAAGCCATTACCAAGCAAGCCTTGCTCTTGCCTGCGATAACAGCGCTACTATTTTCATTATGCACTAAGGTTGTAGCGCAACAAACAGCTACCAAACAAAATGCGCAAACTAATAAATCAGAAGGTTTGTTTAAAACCTACTACGATAAAACGACATTTAAGGTAAAAGATGAAAAAGGAAAAATTGCCGCAGAAAAAAAGTACAATGACTTAACTCCTGCTGAAAAAAAGGCGATTCCTTCGATAATTTCAAAAGAAGAAAGACTACCAACCAACGAGGAACTTTTAACCAAATTAAGCAACGGCGCTCCTGAAACTATGGAAATTGATCCGTTTAGCCTTGAAAATAAGATTGTAAAAAAAGGAGAAAACGACCTCTATAATACCTCAGAAATACTGGAAAAACCAGATTTCCCAGGTGGAATAATGGAGTTTTACAGATTCGTAGGTAACAATTATAAAACTCCTGAACAACCCGATTTAAAAGGGAAAATTTACATCACTTTTATTGTCGAAAAAGACGGCAGCATTACCGATGTAAAAAACCTCCGGGATATTGGTTTTGGAACTGGTGAAGAGGCAATACGTGTTTTAAACTTATCCCCAAAATGGATTCCTGGAAAAGTAAAAGGCGAGCCCGTACGAGTGCTATACAGTTTACCAATAACTATACAATCAGCCAAATCCTAA